One genomic segment of Mytilus galloprovincialis chromosome 5, xbMytGall1.hap1.1, whole genome shotgun sequence includes these proteins:
- the LOC143074346 gene encoding uncharacterized protein LOC143074346 has protein sequence MNTKRFVDSLLVLLIMGRTVMTINWSVVNNLVIFGRDVILRCHVGNIDCNVSGTAHDTRTWTGGQHYKLLCTTEGSTDPKYKMMTRNTSHDFDLSIGNFSESDLDYEYTCQCGHEVNTTKLSVEQNKLISFPTEINTDSSYIASGDQLHIAVSLEKVNPVPICSTLFKDKVIAEANVTKLKSYRYFTDVNVSFTFPLQEFGCSGSLQIVCSLLSYNVTVFNENIQSCPEYDSPFHLHIPLVTACSVFLLAIFCIVYIIKRRHPCRNQHFDILQQQHEKG, from the exons ATGAATACTAAACGTTTTGTTGATTCGTTATTGGTGTTGTTGATTATGGGACGAACTGTTATGACAA TAAACTGGTCTGTAGTGAACAATCTTGTAATATTTGGGAGAGACGTAATATTAAGGTGTCATGTGGGCAATATAGATTGCAATGTTTCCGGAACTGCACATGATACACGAACGTGGACCGGTGGTCAACATTACAAGTTACTTTGTACGACAGAAGGCTCTACAGATccaaaatataaaatgatgacAAGAAATACAAGTCACGACTTTGATTTATCGATCGGAAATTTTAGTGAATCTGATCTAGACTACGAATACACTTGTCAGTGTGGCCATGAAGTGAACACTACAAAACTATCTGTGGAACAGAATAAGTTGATTT CTTTTCCGACTGAAATAAACACGGACAGCAGTTATATCGCGAGTGGGGACCAGCTACATATAGCGGTATCACTCGAAAAAGTTAACCCAGTACCAATCTGCTCAACGTTGTTTAAG GACAAAGTAATAGCTGAGGCAAACGTCACCAAGCTGAAATCTTACAGATATTTCACAGACGTGAATGTGTCATTTACATTTCCACTGCAGGAGTTTGGTTGCAGTGGCAGTCTGCAAATTGTTTGCTCACTATTATCTTACAACGTAACCGTTTTCAATGAAAACATACAATCGTGTCCTG AGTACGACTCACCCTTTCATTTGCATATCCCATTGGTCACAGCATGTTCTGTCTTCTTGTTGGCaatattctgcattgtatacatCATTAAAC ggaGACATCCTTGTAGAAAtcaacattttgatattttacaacAACAACACGAAAAAGGATGA